The DNA sequence ATATTTATACGCAAATCCTTATGTATGACTAGGTAGACGTCCTATATAATGATTGTACAAGTTGCTAAAATGACTGTTACTTGTAAGCTAGCTAATAGCATGATGATAAGACAAGCAATACTGTTGAGTAATATTTTAGCTAGGCAGCCAAACCTTTACTATTTAAAGTCGTATTCTTAGGTATGTAGATTAGGTGACCAAGACACATAACTAGACCAAAGAAAGAAGATACATAAGCTCATCAGCTTAATTTTACGTATATCGATCAAGATGATTTCCAGTGTCTTCTTCGTGTTTTCTGTCATTCTCTCCAGTTCCTATGCTGCTATGCAAGACTTTTGTGTTGCAGACTATGCAGCTCCTCAAAGCCCTGCAGGGTACGCTTGCAAAGATCCCGCAAAGGTTACTGTAGATGACTTCGTGTTCTCTGGCCTAAGAGTTGCTGGTAACATCTCAAGTATCAACAAAATCGGGCTATCGGCTGCATTTGCTGTTAACTTTCCTGGTCTCAATGGCCTAGGCGTTGCACTGGTTCGTGCAGACTTTGCTGTTGGTGGAGTTGTCCCGATTCACTCACACCGTGACGCTACAGAACTTGTAATCCTTGTGGAAGGAACAGTAGTTGCCGGTTTCATTGCCTCGAATAATAAGCCTTATGTAAAGACTCTGAACAAGGGTGATACTATGGTTTTTCCTCAAG is a window from the Rosa chinensis cultivar Old Blush chromosome 2, RchiOBHm-V2, whole genome shotgun sequence genome containing:
- the LOC112189571 gene encoding auxin-binding protein ABP19a, producing MISSVFFVFSVILSSSYAAMQDFCVADYAAPQSPAGYACKDPAKVTVDDFVFSGLRVAGNISSINKIGLSAAFAVNFPGLNGLGVALVRADFAVGGVVPIHSHRDATELVILVEGTVVAGFIASNNKPYVKTLNKGDTMVFPQGLFHFLVNVGDAPALAYASFSSANPGVQTLETALFQNNLPTEIIAKSTLLDTVQIQKLKRLLGGTN